A stretch of Leptospira terpstrae serovar Hualin str. LT 11-33 = ATCC 700639 DNA encodes these proteins:
- a CDS encoding alkaline phosphatase family protein, producing MIFYVFLDGVGIANYDPKSNPFSRFAKGFLAPVGGIPKSDADLPVLLSRLHYIKTDAHMGVPGLPQSATGQTALWTGIPGPKVLDRHVSGFPTITLRKIIAKYSLIKVLNENGHLSDFLNCFSPPYLKHVEEKPKLVSASTLVQLASGRPLKNFEDLRNDRGLYMDLTHEIMGTLGIDMLKQGDPLLERRDPYELGKQSITRFAHYQLALYEYFLTDKVGHAMDWEKAERVIQNLEDFFRGILETLDPEKDLLIVSSDHGNMEDLSQKNHTENPAATILYGKNADRFAENIHSLADIVPEIYKTFGMEEALQNTKTNEFLIKSD from the coding sequence ATGATTTTTTATGTATTTTTGGACGGAGTCGGGATCGCAAATTACGACCCAAAATCCAATCCATTTAGCCGTTTTGCCAAAGGATTTTTAGCACCCGTCGGAGGGATTCCGAAATCAGATGCGGACCTTCCGGTTTTGCTATCCAGGTTACATTATATCAAAACTGATGCCCATATGGGAGTGCCTGGCCTCCCCCAGTCAGCCACCGGCCAAACAGCTCTTTGGACGGGGATTCCTGGCCCAAAGGTTCTCGATCGCCATGTCAGTGGGTTTCCTACCATTACCCTTCGTAAAATCATCGCCAAATATTCCCTCATCAAAGTCCTAAACGAAAACGGACATCTCAGTGATTTTCTCAATTGTTTTTCCCCACCGTATCTAAAACATGTGGAAGAAAAACCAAAACTAGTTTCTGCCTCCACCTTAGTCCAGTTAGCAAGTGGACGTCCCTTAAAGAATTTCGAAGATCTTCGAAATGATCGTGGCCTGTATATGGATTTAACTCATGAAATTATGGGAACCTTGGGAATCGATATGTTAAAACAAGGCGACCCCCTCTTAGAAAGGCGAGATCCTTATGAACTTGGAAAACAATCCATAACTCGATTTGCTCACTACCAACTAGCTTTGTATGAATACTTTCTCACAGACAAGGTAGGCCATGCGATGGATTGGGAAAAGGCGGAACGTGTGATCCAAAACTTGGAAGATTTTTTCCGTGGGATCCTTGAGACACTCGATCCAGAAAAAGATTTACTGATCGTTTCGAGTGATCATGGAAATATGGAAGACTTAAGTCAAAAAAATCATACGGAAAACCCGGCGGCCACCATCCTTTATGGTAAGAATGCTGACCGCTTCGCAGAAAATATACATTCGCTTGCAGACATTGTTCCGGAAATTTATAAAACTTTCGGAATGGAGGAAGCCCTCCAGAATACAAAAACGAATGAATTTCTAATTAAGTCCGACTAA
- a CDS encoding tetratricopeptide repeat protein translates to MDKTSTFTFKFVCIFLLSIQTLWAGGSKKKEETTALKKQIYNLHKVDEETSSIPYLERYLELSQNELYFKLLYAKSLLYRTDLSVPRPEEPAEDRINKAKLIQKNYNLSSKLFQENVLHLEKVRPRDPNLGRWYYLWAFSEWFSDNKEKAIKLFQKAVKLDYRLTESYYNIASLYESLGQWQDANLYWRKFEKAEKELEEED, encoded by the coding sequence ATGGACAAAACTTCTACCTTTACTTTTAAATTTGTTTGTATTTTTCTCTTATCCATCCAAACTCTCTGGGCCGGTGGTAGCAAAAAAAAAGAAGAAACAACGGCTCTAAAAAAACAAATTTACAATCTTCATAAAGTAGATGAAGAAACTTCATCCATACCGTATTTGGAACGTTATCTTGAACTAAGCCAGAACGAACTTTATTTTAAACTACTTTATGCAAAATCCCTTCTGTATAGAACTGATTTGTCTGTACCAAGGCCAGAAGAACCCGCAGAGGATAGAATTAATAAAGCAAAACTAATTCAAAAAAATTATAATCTATCCTCCAAACTCTTTCAGGAAAATGTTTTGCATTTGGAAAAGGTAAGGCCAAGGGATCCCAATTTAGGCCGTTGGTATTACCTTTGGGCGTTTAGTGAGTGGTTCTCGGATAACAAAGAGAAGGCGATTAAACTCTTTCAAAAAGCAGTCAAATTGGATTATCGTTTGACCGAATCTTATTATAATATAGCTTCCCTTTATGAATCCCTAGGGCAGTGGCAGGATGCAAATTTGTATTGGCGTAAATTTGAAAAGGCTGAAAAAGAATTGGAAGAAGAAGACTAA
- a CDS encoding CopG family transcriptional regulator has protein sequence MAKIDKRFQILLSEEEQILLKNEASRRGVSQGELIRMALKNEIIQKSELLRRQALVALTELLD, from the coding sequence ATGGCAAAAATTGATAAACGGTTTCAAATCTTACTTTCGGAAGAGGAACAAATTTTATTAAAAAATGAAGCATCAAGAAGGGGAGTTTCGCAAGGGGAACTCATTCGAATGGCTCTCAAAAATGAAATCATTCAAAAATCAGAACTTTTACGAAGACAAGCCCTTGTCGCTCTTACGGAGTTACTTGATTGA
- a CDS encoding concanavalin A-like lectin/glucanase yields the protein MDRNRIRRWKAPKTIGTDRRTVVILFLIWGLPVFGWEVPKKEILNLSLWKKTGVVQNSEPGKKNFLKPKENTPKQGELFFDFEGEVADPQTTETGIPFKSKSISVVSSSYLVDDQTYFFGRKSAYFSGRRNQIHLSVSGNSLFGTHPDPFTITIPIRLGEQGAGSVILDRTVFVKGKKYGISLELNESKPTVSVNNLLQKSDGRTTSFTLESPVKIKRKTWEVISIYFDTINHKFVLYQNGIETAEYENKQADTLGFGFPENDSTPLVLGKSFYGNLDGFHIHKGDPEFEYTKFESVRYDDETKIGYMEGSTALSPVLETKYSNSSLLRIHWNVEQPKDTMLELYFRGMNQKFLDTNTSLPWTRIKSLDKELPKNKFKFYQWKLWFRPDPMGKSVPNVQSLAFEYTEQTPPDLPTRFRLESNLLVGKPLCFLWNSNHEKEVQNGGGYIIHYGLLPNRMLGSVFVKKDKNGNLTKIDGNEEDSGFQNKRFCITEETLVNNIYIPEGELTSEEYRPLADQVDHSRKEKRGLLFQPGLTYYFRISAYNRYLNEWDSKDQRSPLSPPISFSFPKEVSN from the coding sequence ATGGATAGAAACAGAATTCGAAGGTGGAAGGCACCAAAAACGATTGGGACTGATCGAAGAACAGTCGTAATCCTATTCTTAATTTGGGGTCTGCCCGTATTTGGATGGGAAGTCCCCAAAAAAGAAATTCTTAACCTTAGCCTCTGGAAAAAAACCGGCGTAGTTCAAAATTCCGAACCTGGCAAAAAGAACTTTCTCAAACCCAAAGAAAATACCCCAAAACAAGGCGAACTCTTCTTCGACTTTGAAGGAGAGGTGGCAGACCCACAAACCACTGAAACCGGAATTCCATTTAAATCAAAATCCATTTCCGTAGTTTCTTCTTCTTATTTGGTGGATGACCAAACTTATTTTTTTGGCAGAAAATCTGCTTATTTTTCCGGACGAAGGAATCAAATCCACTTATCTGTATCTGGAAATTCACTTTTTGGAACCCATCCCGACCCGTTTACGATTACCATCCCCATTCGATTGGGCGAACAAGGGGCAGGTTCTGTAATTTTAGACAGAACCGTATTTGTGAAGGGAAAAAAATATGGCATCTCACTCGAGTTAAACGAAAGTAAACCCACCGTTTCTGTTAATAACCTACTCCAAAAATCTGATGGTAGAACCACAAGTTTTACGTTAGAATCACCGGTAAAAATCAAACGCAAAACTTGGGAAGTTATCTCTATCTATTTTGATACTATCAATCATAAGTTTGTATTGTATCAAAATGGAATCGAAACCGCAGAATATGAAAATAAACAAGCGGATACTTTGGGTTTTGGTTTTCCTGAAAATGATTCTACTCCTCTTGTTCTCGGAAAATCTTTTTATGGAAACTTAGATGGATTCCATATCCATAAAGGTGATCCAGAATTTGAATATACAAAATTTGAATCGGTTCGTTACGATGATGAAACTAAAATTGGATATATGGAGGGAAGTACTGCCCTATCTCCCGTTTTAGAAACCAAATACAGTAATTCTTCACTACTTCGCATTCATTGGAATGTAGAACAACCAAAAGACACGATGTTAGAACTTTACTTTAGAGGTATGAATCAAAAGTTTTTAGATACAAATACAAGTCTTCCCTGGACAAGAATTAAGTCTCTTGATAAAGAACTTCCAAAAAACAAATTTAAATTCTACCAATGGAAATTATGGTTTCGACCAGACCCCATGGGTAAATCAGTTCCCAACGTACAATCGTTAGCCTTCGAATATACGGAACAAACACCTCCAGATCTTCCCACTCGATTTCGTTTGGAATCAAATTTGCTGGTTGGAAAACCCCTTTGTTTTTTATGGAATTCCAACCATGAAAAAGAAGTCCAAAATGGTGGGGGTTATATCATTCACTATGGATTACTCCCTAATCGAATGTTAGGTTCTGTATTTGTAAAAAAAGATAAAAACGGAAACCTAACCAAAATCGATGGTAATGAGGAGGACAGTGGGTTTCAAAATAAACGTTTTTGTATTACGGAAGAAACATTGGTGAATAATATATATATCCCTGAAGGGGAACTTACTTCCGAAGAATACCGACCTCTTGCTGACCAAGTTGATCATTCTAGAAAGGAAAAGAGAGGGCTTCTCTTTCAACCCGGTTTGACATATTATTTTAGAATTTCAGCTTACAACCGCTATTTGAATGAATGGGATTCCAAGGACCAACGAAGTCCACTTTCTCCCCCTATTTCATTTAGTTTCCCAAAAGAAGTTTCGAACTAA
- the rpiB gene encoding ribose 5-phosphate isomerase B, whose product MKEKIGIASDHGGFALKEFLRKSLEETYEIVDYGTKSEESVDYPTIIGDACRKVLSGEVPRLIALCGTGIGASIAANRFKGIRAALCHDEFTAEMSKRHNNANVLVLGGRVLGTDLAQRIVKKWIETEFEGGRHQKRLGLIEEQS is encoded by the coding sequence ATGAAAGAAAAAATTGGAATTGCGTCTGACCATGGAGGATTTGCTCTCAAAGAATTCCTCAGGAAAAGTCTCGAGGAAACCTACGAAATTGTCGATTACGGTACTAAGAGCGAAGAGTCCGTCGACTACCCCACCATCATTGGAGATGCCTGCCGAAAGGTTCTTTCCGGTGAAGTTCCGAGGCTCATCGCCCTTTGCGGAACAGGCATTGGAGCATCCATTGCTGCCAACCGTTTCAAAGGCATTCGAGCGGCCCTTTGCCATGACGAGTTTACGGCGGAAATGTCCAAACGCCATAACAATGCCAATGTATTGGTTTTAGGGGGAAGGGTTCTCGGAACGGATTTAGCACAGAGAATCGTAAAAAAATGGATAGAAACAGAATTCGAAGGTGGAAGGCACCAAAAACGATTGGGACTGATCGAAGAACAGTCGTAA
- the serC gene encoding 3-phosphoserine/phosphohydroxythreonine transaminase: MPTFTHRIFNFNAGPAMLPTEVMEEANSEFLNYKGTGMSVMEMSHREKHFLNILNESLADLRDLLELPSRYAVVYFPGGATLQFSAIPYNYLATGESADFAVTGVWAKKAFEEAKKFYPNVKSIFNGADSKYTELPTITDDLVNEGAKYVYITSNNTIYGTRYKTFPKLKKAPLFADMTSELLSRKLPIEDFSVIFAGAQKNIGPSGLTLVIYDKEKLPEQTHPIPNLMNYSLMEKNGSNYNTPPTYSIYIASLVFKYLKRKGGLAAMEAVNERKAKKLYDALDASSLFYATVPENFRSAMNVVFRSHNDSLDSKFLALAEEQGFAGLKGYRDVGGFRASIYNAMPEEGVDSLISFIKEFERTHG; the protein is encoded by the coding sequence ATGCCAACGTTTACACATAGAATCTTCAATTTTAATGCCGGTCCTGCCATGTTACCCACTGAAGTCATGGAAGAAGCAAATTCTGAGTTCCTAAACTACAAAGGAACAGGAATGTCCGTGATGGAAATGAGCCACAGAGAGAAACATTTCCTAAATATTTTGAACGAATCTCTTGCCGATCTGCGAGACCTTCTAGAACTACCTTCGCGTTATGCGGTCGTTTACTTTCCCGGTGGAGCTACTTTACAATTTTCCGCCATTCCTTATAATTATTTAGCAACAGGAGAATCTGCGGATTTTGCGGTCACTGGTGTTTGGGCTAAAAAAGCTTTTGAAGAAGCAAAGAAATTTTACCCCAATGTAAAATCTATTTTTAATGGAGCAGATTCTAAATATACGGAATTACCCACCATTACCGATGATCTCGTAAATGAGGGAGCTAAGTATGTTTACATCACTTCCAACAATACCATTTACGGAACTCGTTATAAAACCTTTCCTAAATTAAAAAAGGCACCTCTATTTGCCGACATGACAAGCGAACTTTTAAGTCGTAAACTTCCCATTGAAGACTTCTCTGTAATTTTTGCAGGAGCTCAAAAAAACATTGGCCCTTCTGGGCTCACTCTCGTGATTTACGACAAAGAAAAATTGCCAGAACAAACACACCCCATCCCCAATCTGATGAATTATTCGCTTATGGAAAAAAATGGTTCCAACTATAATACACCTCCCACCTATTCTATCTACATAGCCAGTCTTGTTTTCAAATATTTGAAACGAAAAGGTGGGCTTGCGGCCATGGAAGCTGTAAATGAAAGAAAGGCAAAAAAATTGTATGATGCATTAGATGCTTCTTCTTTATTTTATGCGACAGTTCCGGAAAACTTTCGTTCGGCTATGAATGTAGTCTTTCGAAGCCATAACGATAGTTTAGATTCAAAATTTCTGGCACTTGCCGAAGAACAAGGGTTTGCTGGTCTGAAAGGATATCGTGACGTAGGTGGTTTTCGGGCTAGCATTTACAATGCAATGCCAGAAGAAGGAGTGGATTCCCTCATTTCTTTTATCAAAGAATTTGAACGAACCCATGGTTAA
- a CDS encoding P83/100 family protein yields the protein MRISRSIIICLFLGGLSLTAQSKAPLGESEIKGSKKIEFINRSLRKASDDIIQENTEIGRKLAETLAKENTATVDGVKIQRILPGEDGKLGADILFLSESQSFDHVNSIARIIASYVEKSFQYKVGNAETLAQYILYYNATHRKDSKFFTKKYTEGVIAATSSDKLGIDTVYKNWPGKTQIIIPIEGNILKDSGKDLTTDELEKDVNKTVKDKEKDPATKQKMEDEAKKMDKLQTDKLKDEKKVLQDKKQEVANEQKQLQDKKDALKKQEAETVASINELKKDPVKNKAEIEKKTEDIKKIEQEKKDTDKKSEAVEAKKEELSKKEEQIAKKEEARTGGDTAKKDDTVQKVEAKVEELKSELAQTKEELKKKEEQSDNVVNNKILFMKFIKYDTDGHYSNELWAIDPAKDDALYKSSYNNICSKEFKEIANQGVLVLGYDGEKVETRKHKLVLLDPDKLSVKKTSESADIFWRTPMINREDKIYVIEKVKDKYHVSRFKSDLTFEKRTEEPVEENSELTFFGDKIYVTGKPKEGDKTTIKVFKKEDLSLLKTIAP from the coding sequence ATGAGAATTTCTCGTTCCATCATCATTTGCCTATTCTTAGGCGGTCTTTCCCTGACCGCTCAGTCCAAAGCCCCTCTCGGTGAGTCCGAAATCAAGGGTTCCAAAAAAATTGAATTCATCAACCGCTCCTTACGTAAGGCATCTGATGACATTATCCAAGAAAATACCGAAATTGGTCGTAAACTCGCAGAAACCTTGGCCAAAGAAAATACGGCTACCGTCGATGGAGTCAAAATCCAAAGAATTCTTCCTGGTGAGGATGGAAAACTCGGAGCCGACATCCTTTTTCTGTCAGAGTCGCAAAGTTTTGATCATGTCAATTCGATTGCAAGGATCATCGCTTCCTATGTGGAAAAATCCTTTCAATACAAAGTAGGGAATGCAGAGACTCTAGCTCAGTACATCCTTTACTATAATGCCACTCACAGAAAAGATTCAAAGTTTTTTACTAAAAAATACACAGAGGGTGTGATTGCCGCAACATCCAGTGATAAATTAGGAATCGATACCGTTTATAAAAATTGGCCAGGTAAAACGCAAATCATCATTCCTATTGAAGGAAATATTTTAAAAGATAGTGGGAAAGATCTCACAACAGATGAGTTAGAAAAAGACGTCAACAAAACGGTAAAGGATAAAGAAAAAGATCCAGCCACCAAACAGAAGATGGAAGACGAAGCCAAAAAAATGGATAAGTTGCAAACCGATAAACTTAAAGATGAAAAAAAGGTTTTGCAAGATAAAAAACAAGAAGTGGCTAACGAACAAAAACAACTTCAAGACAAAAAAGATGCTCTGAAAAAACAAGAGGCAGAAACAGTTGCGAGCATCAATGAATTAAAAAAAGATCCAGTGAAAAACAAAGCTGAGATTGAAAAGAAAACGGAAGACATCAAAAAAATAGAACAAGAGAAAAAAGACACTGATAAAAAATCAGAAGCTGTCGAAGCCAAAAAAGAAGAGCTCAGTAAAAAAGAAGAACAAATCGCTAAAAAAGAAGAAGCTCGCACTGGTGGTGACACAGCGAAAAAAGATGACACTGTCCAAAAGGTGGAAGCTAAAGTTGAGGAATTAAAATCTGAGCTTGCACAAACTAAAGAAGAACTGAAGAAAAAAGAAGAACAAAGTGACAATGTTGTGAACAACAAAATTCTTTTTATGAAGTTTATCAAATACGATACAGATGGACATTATTCTAACGAACTTTGGGCCATTGATCCTGCCAAAGACGATGCACTTTATAAAAGTTCCTATAACAACATTTGTTCCAAGGAATTTAAAGAAATCGCAAACCAAGGAGTTCTCGTTCTTGGGTATGACGGCGAAAAAGTAGAAACTCGTAAACACAAACTGGTATTACTTGATCCAGACAAATTAAGTGTTAAAAAAACAAGTGAATCTGCAGATATTTTCTGGAGAACACCTATGATCAATCGTGAAGACAAAATCTACGTGATTGAAAAGGTAAAAGACAAATACCATGTCTCAAGATTTAAATCAGACCTAACCTTTGAAAAAAGGACAGAAGAACCTGTTGAAGAAAATTCGGAACTCACATTCTTTGGTGATAAAATCTATGTGACAGGGAAACCGAAAGAAGGTGACAAAACTACCATCAAAGTCTTTAAAAAAGAAGATTTAAGCCTACTCAAAACCATCGCTCCTTAA
- a CDS encoding MFS transporter, producing MKYISKTVLVLSLVSLFTDIASEMLYPVLPIYLKSIGYSILFIGILEGITEVVSGYGKGYFGHLSDVTGKRVPFVRFGYALSAISKPLLSISQVPFVVLVSRILDRIGKGVRTGARDAILSSEATNKTKARVFGFHRAMDTLGAVIGPSFALVYLYSHPNDYIFLFYLAFLPGLIAIGFTFLLKEKKDQPIQRNLTKQNNSLFNFLSYWKKSNPNYRKLVVGLLVFAFWNSSDVFLILKSKEAGLDDHLVIGIYIFYNLVYAVFAYPLGVIADKIGLKTMFLLGLGIYAIVYLLMGFVQSSVLILLAFFLYGLYAAATEGISKAWVSNSIPRSETATAIGMYTGLQSICAFFASIVAGWLWFLFGAPVTFIVTGVFAVLVFLYFFFIKIEEVSNI from the coding sequence TTGAAATACATTTCTAAAACCGTCTTGGTTTTATCGCTTGTGAGTCTGTTTACAGACATCGCAAGCGAAATGTTATACCCTGTTCTGCCTATTTACCTCAAATCGATTGGATATTCTATCCTGTTTATTGGGATACTAGAAGGGATCACTGAAGTGGTTTCCGGTTACGGAAAAGGATACTTTGGTCACCTATCGGATGTTACTGGAAAACGTGTTCCTTTCGTCAGATTTGGATATGCATTGAGTGCCATTTCAAAACCATTATTAAGTATAAGCCAAGTCCCTTTCGTTGTTTTAGTTTCACGTATTTTGGATCGAATTGGAAAAGGGGTTCGAACAGGTGCACGGGATGCTATTTTATCCTCCGAAGCCACAAATAAAACTAAAGCCAGAGTTTTTGGATTTCATCGAGCAATGGATACATTGGGTGCAGTAATTGGCCCCAGTTTCGCTTTAGTTTACTTGTATTCCCATCCTAACGATTATATTTTTCTATTTTATTTGGCTTTTTTGCCAGGTTTGATCGCCATTGGTTTTACTTTCCTATTAAAGGAGAAAAAGGACCAACCCATTCAAAGAAATCTAACTAAACAAAATAATTCTTTATTTAATTTTCTTTCCTATTGGAAAAAATCAAATCCCAACTATAGGAAGTTAGTTGTTGGTCTGTTGGTGTTTGCTTTTTGGAACAGTTCGGATGTGTTTTTGATATTAAAATCAAAGGAAGCTGGATTGGATGATCATTTAGTCATCGGGATTTATATTTTCTACAATTTGGTATATGCAGTTTTTGCTTATCCACTAGGAGTGATAGCTGATAAAATTGGATTAAAAACAATGTTTTTACTTGGTCTCGGGATTTATGCTATTGTTTATTTACTGATGGGTTTTGTTCAAAGTTCTGTTCTGATTTTACTGGCATTTTTTTTGTATGGTCTGTACGCGGCTGCAACAGAAGGGATTTCCAAAGCCTGGGTTAGCAATTCCATCCCTAGAAGTGAAACTGCAACTGCCATTGGTATGTATACGGGATTACAAAGCATTTGTGCATTTTTTGCAAGTATAGTGGCAGGTTGGTTATGGTTTCTCTTTGGGGCTCCAGTCACTTTTATTGTCACTGGAGTTTTTGCCGTTTTGGTTTTTCTTTATTTTTTCTTCATAAAGATAGAAGAAGTATCAAATATTTAA
- a CDS encoding tetratricopeptide repeat protein yields MENTDTEKPQEDEKFTKIKALAKEAYRFLDQGRFKEAKERLDILLDEDPSNTYGLVGLGDYYAKTKQPEQAIQYYRKCLAGDTTNKFSLMGLMNAYRDLNSLKRIIEVAEEFHHITITDASILSRVADAHRKLKNFKESEVYYMEALQINPNDQYVIVGLGHLYFACQRYVDAIQWWEKLLSSQPNNIKILTEIGNSYRKIKDFDKAILYYDRAKELDPKNFFALYGLAESYRGKKDFKTAITFWEKILESDPDNKLIINRYADSLRGLGNYDKALECFNKILASGDDYFALLGKAAALRLIGDLEKAEEIYLGLLSKSPSDPRPALELSDLWDIMGKKPEAIKLLEDLAKKNPSNESIRERIEYLKD; encoded by the coding sequence ATGGAAAATACAGATACTGAAAAGCCACAAGAAGATGAAAAGTTCACAAAAATAAAAGCCCTTGCAAAAGAGGCCTATCGTTTTCTTGATCAGGGTCGGTTTAAAGAAGCCAAGGAACGATTAGACATATTACTGGATGAAGATCCATCCAACACTTATGGCCTCGTAGGTCTTGGTGATTATTATGCCAAAACTAAACAGCCAGAACAGGCAATTCAATACTATAGAAAATGTTTAGCCGGTGATACTACCAATAAGTTTTCTCTTATGGGACTTATGAATGCATATAGAGATTTAAACAGTCTCAAACGTATCATCGAAGTTGCCGAAGAATTCCACCACATAACAATCACAGACGCAAGTATCCTCTCCAGAGTTGCCGACGCACATAGAAAACTAAAGAATTTTAAAGAATCAGAAGTTTATTATATGGAAGCCCTTCAGATCAATCCCAATGACCAGTATGTCATTGTTGGGCTTGGGCATTTGTACTTTGCCTGCCAAAGGTATGTAGATGCCATCCAGTGGTGGGAAAAACTACTTTCCAGCCAACCAAACAATATCAAAATCCTTACCGAAATAGGTAACAGTTATCGCAAAATAAAAGATTTCGATAAAGCCATTCTTTACTATGACCGTGCCAAAGAACTAGATCCTAAAAACTTTTTTGCACTTTACGGACTTGCAGAATCCTATCGTGGTAAAAAAGATTTTAAAACCGCCATTACCTTTTGGGAAAAAATACTCGAATCAGATCCAGACAACAAACTCATTATCAATCGTTATGCAGACTCACTTCGTGGTCTTGGGAATTACGACAAAGCACTCGAATGTTTTAATAAAATTCTAGCAAGCGGTGATGATTACTTTGCCTTACTTGGAAAAGCGGCCGCCTTACGCCTCATTGGTGATTTAGAAAAAGCCGAAGAAATATACTTGGGACTTCTTTCCAAGTCTCCAAGTGATCCAAGACCTGCTTTGGAACTTTCTGATCTTTGGGACATTATGGGGAAAAAACCAGAGGCGATTAAACTTCTGGAAGATTTAGCGAAGAAAAATCCTTCTAATGAATCCATCCGAGAAAGAATTGAATATTTAAAAGATTAA
- the ilvB gene encoding biosynthetic-type acetolactate synthase large subunit yields MSSTTEAITGGRLMVELLEEAGVEIVFGYPGGAILPFYDELYHSKKIKHILVRHEQGAVHMAEGYARSTGKLGVCIATSGPGATNLITGLTDAKLDSIPILAITGQVATDAIGTDAFQEADIFGITIPITKYNALIKKADDLARHFEEAIKIAMGGRPGPVLLDFPKDVQTQKTTVRKATSLKIAPHHYERPKVKGDPQEFAEVLNGAKRPLLYVGGGAINSFASAEIKALAEKANAPVTTTLMGLGAFPGTHPLSVGMLGMHGTAYANKAVLECDYILNLGARFDDRVAKYQDFAPNAIRAHVDIDAAEFNKRINVDHILHGDLKDAIREILPFVKGGDRSSWIENIQTLKKNHPLDYDNSGDSIKPQDFLQRVYARTKGEAIVSTDVGQHQMWAAQYYLFDRPNTWLTSGGLGTMGYGLPAAIGAKFGNPDKTVICVTGDGSFQMCIQELATIAQSKLGVKILLFNNNFLGMVRQWQELFYEERFSESQWTYNPDFVKLSEAYGIPAMKIEHKSEIEKGVDFFLKDSGSALIEVMIPAEEKVFPMIPAGKSQQDLIEFKDLGKLKK; encoded by the coding sequence ATGTCATCTACAACCGAAGCAATTACAGGCGGCCGACTGATGGTCGAATTATTGGAAGAAGCGGGTGTGGAGATTGTCTTTGGATACCCTGGTGGTGCTATCCTCCCATTCTACGACGAACTCTATCATAGTAAAAAAATCAAACATATCCTTGTTCGCCATGAACAAGGTGCCGTCCATATGGCCGAAGGTTATGCACGTTCTACAGGCAAGTTAGGTGTTTGTATTGCTACTTCAGGTCCTGGTGCTACAAATTTAATCACTGGTCTTACCGACGCCAAATTGGATTCCATTCCCATCCTTGCCATCACTGGACAAGTTGCTACAGATGCCATCGGAACCGATGCCTTTCAAGAGGCAGATATTTTTGGAATCACCATTCCTATTACCAAATACAACGCTCTCATCAAAAAGGCAGATGATCTTGCTCGTCATTTCGAAGAAGCCATTAAAATAGCGATGGGGGGAAGACCAGGACCTGTTCTTCTTGATTTTCCGAAAGATGTACAAACACAAAAAACAACAGTAAGAAAAGCAACTTCACTTAAAATTGCTCCTCATCATTATGAAAGACCAAAAGTCAAAGGCGACCCACAAGAATTTGCAGAAGTTTTAAACGGGGCCAAACGCCCGTTACTCTATGTTGGTGGTGGTGCGATCAATTCTTTTGCTTCCGCTGAAATCAAAGCTTTGGCAGAAAAAGCAAATGCACCTGTAACTACAACTCTTATGGGTCTTGGTGCTTTTCCTGGGACACATCCACTATCTGTGGGAATGCTTGGAATGCACGGAACAGCTTATGCCAACAAAGCAGTGTTAGAGTGTGATTACATATTAAACTTAGGGGCTCGGTTTGATGACCGTGTTGCCAAATACCAAGACTTTGCACCGAATGCCATTCGTGCTCATGTGGACATTGATGCGGCTGAGTTTAACAAACGGATCAATGTAGATCATATCCTACATGGAGATTTAAAAGATGCCATCCGGGAAATTCTTCCTTTTGTCAAAGGGGGGGACCGAAGTTCTTGGATTGAAAATATCCAAACCTTAAAGAAAAACCATCCTCTCGATTATGATAATAGTGGAGACAGCATCAAACCCCAAGACTTCTTGCAAAGAGTGTATGCTAGAACCAAAGGGGAGGCCATCGTCTCGACTGATGTAGGCCAACACCAAATGTGGGCAGCCCAATATTATCTTTTTGATCGTCCTAATACTTGGTTAACTTCTGGCGGACTTGGCACAATGGGGTATGGTCTTCCTGCGGCCATTGGTGCCAAATTTGGAAATCCAGACAAAACCGTCATTTGTGTAACAGGGGATGGATCTTTTCAAATGTGTATCCAGGAACTTGCCACTATCGCACAATCGAAGTTAGGTGTAAAAATCTTATTATTTAATAATAACTTTCTTGGAATGGTTCGCCAGTGGCAGGAACTATTTTATGAAGAACGTTTTAGTGAGTCCCAGTGGACTTATAATCCTGACTTCGTAAAACTTTCGGAAGCGTACGGAATCCCTGCAATGAAGATTGAACACAAATCTGAAATTGAAAAGGGTGTAGATTTTTTCTTAAAAGATAGTGGATCAGCTCTTATCGAAGTGATGATCCCAGCAGAAGAAAAAGTGTTCCCGATGATCCCTGCAGGAAAATCACAACAAGACTTAATCGAATTCAAAGACTTGGGGAAATTGAAAAAATGA